A stretch of the Glycine soja cultivar W05 chromosome 13, ASM419377v2, whole genome shotgun sequence genome encodes the following:
- the LOC114382048 gene encoding transcription factor CYCLOIDEA-like, which yields MFPYSSNPSPSFPSSSSSYPPFPFLNLENASASNTLLHDALSVPYIPTHHNPSSIQEALNNFPVTDHNCGGGGGSGSAMTKPDPNGGGAPQYGISCFLTKKPPKKDRHSKIYTSQGLRDRRVRLSIEIARKFFDLQDMLGFDKASNTLEWLFNKSKRAIKELARSKHSNNNSDEGAKSFSSSSDCEDGCEVVSEIKHKQQQLITCDAAATTPHNLQQGLDSGDNKSPTTLMAAKERMKLKRTQKEPAKMKESREKARARARERTSNKIIMCNVNTNNTGGKVLQDLKKKCPAIENNHTQIMHQSRSSPTHHPHHLVGNETPRDDFNVIEESIVIKRKLKPSLMSSSDHHHHHHQNLVMPKEPPSFNNNNSEYHPFSNLSPNWDANGSTGRSNFCAIASMNLSTGLQIFGKSWEECINPR from the exons ATGTTTCCTTACAGTTCCAACCCCTCCCCTTCCTtcccttcatcatcttcttcataccctccttttccttttctcaacCTTGAGAATGCTTCTGCAAGCAACACTCTTCTTCATGATGCACTTTCTGTGCCTTACATACCAACTCATCATAACCCTTCAAGCATCCAAGAAGCACTGAACAATTTTCCAGTCACAGATCATAACTGTGGTGGTGGCGGTGGCAGTGGTTCTGCAATGACCAAACCTGACCCTAATGGTGGTGGTGCTCCTCAGTATGGCATTTCTTGTTTTCTCACAAAGAAGCCACCTAAGAAAGACAGGCACAGCAAGATTTACACCTCTCAGGGCTTGAGGGACCGAAGGGTGAGGTTGTCCATTGAGATTGCTCGCAAGTTCTTTGATCTTCAAGACATGCTAGGGTTTGACAAAGCCAGCAACACCCTTGAGTGGCTCTTCAACAAGTCCAAGAGAGCAATTAAGGAGCTTGCAAGGAGCAAgcacagcaacaacaacagtgaTGAAGGAGCCAAGAGCTTCTCTTCTTCATCTGATTGTGAAGATGGCTGTGAAGTGGTTTCTGAGATCAagcacaaacaacaacaactcaTCACTTGTGATGCTGCTGCTACTACTCCACACAACCTACAACAAGGGTTGGATTCAGGTGATAACAAGTCACCAACAACATTGATGGCTGCAAAGGAGAGGATGAAGTTGAAGAGGACACAGAAGGAACCTGCAAAGATGAAGGAGTCAAGGGAGAAAGCAAGAGCAAGAGCAAGGGAAAGGACTAGTAACAAGATTATTATGTGCAATGTTAACACCAACAACACAGGAGGGAAGGTGCTACAAGACTTGAAGAAAAAGTGCCCTGCAATTGAAAACAACCACACTCAAATTATGCATCAATCAAGGTCATCACCTACTCATCACCCTCACCACCTTGTGGGAAATGAAACACCTAGAGATGACTTCAACGTTATTGAGGAATCAATTGTGATCAAGAGAAAGTTGAAACCATCTTTGATGTCCTCTtctgatcatcatcatcatcatcaccaaaACCTTGTGATGCCTAAGGAACCACCAagcttcaacaacaacaacagtgaGTACCACCCCTTCTCCAATTTGTCTCCGAATTGGGATGCTAATGGTTCCACTGGTCGCTCCAACTTCTGTGCCATAGCTAGCATGAATCTATCCACAG GGCTTCAAATCTTTGGAAAGTCTTGGGAGGAGTGCATCAATCCACGTTAA